Proteins encoded together in one Impatiens glandulifera chromosome 1, dImpGla2.1, whole genome shotgun sequence window:
- the LOC124920945 gene encoding protein NETWORKED 1C-like, translating into METILSNSKSRQLYSWWWDSHISPKNSKWLQENLTDMDKKVKSMIKLIEEDADSLSMRAEMFYKKRPELMKLVEDFYRAYRALAERYDHATSELRQAHKTMEETFPNQLGLSPVDDDDENQLLMFQETSGLNEMGNEDEGLLRHKQCVEKISDLEKKLSLALEESRNLNEKVFQVESEKMNLEKIKLLEMEDELVCAREDIERLNDTVLRETLKLNTSIEKNDKLEEANRSLQSEVDNLMKRILIKDQEISEKHEDLMRTETLAMELKNVLQMLKDFDSVKPEKELDIETIPSAIRYLHNENSRLIKTCDVINGEKQALLGKNTQLNEEKSNLVVKLENLEKRFNELEKKHSGLKKDKESMLDQIEELKVSTGPQLTILESNINLLREENRRAKKEFEEEIDRAVNAQLEIFILQKFVQDMEEKNYALSKLTSELEYEILEQQVEVEILFEEIRKLKLFMYKVFGALEIDFDELSFPRVLERIDDLKFFLKNYEDDYYQLLVENSVLQYDRVERDELLNVLQTEMNGIRAKNKDLERELSKGREKNLELSRTIEKIKTNHNKESKMITENLEDQILELLEVCCSQKNAMKNLKETTMNEFKRWESDASAFYIDLQVSNVLQVVYQTKVHELVEACQTLANESGSKTMKIERINERAGYMESEIGGLRLQLSILEKNHMDLLKHIVFFPLDPSVVNSLESKDYRDNGTSMLQDRESVISKRIITEAVDMMVTKNILKLEEDKDNDTPLDDSASLDLLIEKEMSVDNVEQPRWNILERLSSDAEKLANLKMRTLGLLIKLAISERNKKTKKKMKKMKGIDFEALKEQLTEVEEAVIQLECLNSRLKRNLEEIPSSSNENETMENFHMKRVSELARKGSENIAGLEMEFAKIQFVVMKLEEEEEDERKGRVGIRFSKSNISVVSIQNWKRGSQKRKKPFLSGCFVPDSTPRPRIGM; encoded by the exons ATGGAAACAATATTATCGAATTCAAAATCAAGGCAATTGTATTCTTGGTGGTGGGATAGTCATATTAGTCCAAAAAATTCTAAGTGGCTTCAGGAAAATCTTACAG ATATGGATAAAAAGGTTAAATCTATGATCAAGCTTATTGAAGAAGATGCAGATTCATTATCAATGCGTGCTGAAATGTTCTATAAGAAACGACCAGAGCTTATGAAATTAGTTGAGGATTTCTATCGAGCATATCGTGCGTTGGCTGAAAGATATGATCATGCAACTAGCGAGCTTCGACAAGCTCATAAGACTATGGAAGAAACATTCCCTAATCAATTAGGGCTTTCTcctgttgatgatgatgatgagaatcAACTTCTTATGTTTCAAGAAACCAGTGGATTAAATGAAATGGgaaatgaagatgaaggtcttctcaGGCATAAACAGTGTGTGGAGAAGATATCGGATTTGGAGAAGAAACTCTCGCTTGCATTGGAGGAATCGAGGAATCTAAACGAGAAGGTGTTTCAGGTCGAGAGCGAAAAGATGAATCTTGAGAAGATTAAACTATTAGAGATGGAAGATGAACTTGTTTGTGCTCGAGAGGATATAGAAAGGCTTAATGATACTGTTCTAAGAGAAACCCTGAAATTAAATACTTCAATTGAGAAGAACGATAAGTTGGAAGAAGCTAATCGGTCTCTTCAATCAGAGGTTGATAATCTCATGAAGAGAATCTTGATCAAGGATCAAGAAATTTCTGAGAAACACGAGGATTTGATGAGAACTGAAACTTTGGCAATGGAGTTGAAAAATGTTCTTCAGATGTTGAAGGATTTCGATTCTGTGAAACCTGAAAAGGAATTGGACATAGAAACTATTCCTTCTGCAATAAGGTATTTGCACAATGAGAATTCAAGATTAATCAAAACTTGTGATGTAATCAATGGAGAAAAACAGGCCCTTTTAGGAAAAAACACTCAATTGAACGAAGAGAAATCGAATCTCGTTGTGAAATTGGAGAATCTGGAAAAAAGATTCAATGAGTTGGAAAAGAAACACTCTGGTTTAAAGAAAGATAAGGAATCCATGCTTGATCAAATAGAAGAACTGAAGGTTTCAACCGGACCCCAATTGACCATTCTAGAAAGCAATATCAATCTCCTTCGCGAGGAAAACCGACGTGCTAAGAAAGAATTCGAGGAAGAGATCGACAGAGCAGTAAACGCGCAGCTAGAGATCTTTATCTTGCAAAAGTTTGTACAAGATATGGAGGAGAAAAACTACGCCCTTTCGAAGCTGACATCGGAATTAGAGTATGAAATTCTCGAGCAACAAGTGGAAGTTGAAATCCTGTTTGAGGAAATCAGAAAACTGAAGCTGTTTATGTATAAGGTGTTTGGAGCCCTGGAAATCGATTTCGACGAGCTGTCATTTCCTCGCGTTCTTGAGAGGATAGATGACTTGAAATTCTTTCTAAAGAATTATGAGGATGATTATTATCAGCTATTAGTCGAAAACTCAGTTCTTCAATATGATAGAGTTGAAAGAGATGAATTGCTTAATGTCCTCCAGACCGAAATGAATGGTATTCGTGCGAAAAACAAAGATTTGGAAAGAGAACTCTCGAAGGGTCGGGAAAAGAATTTGGAGCTTTCCAGAACCATCGAGAAGATAAAAACCAATCATAATAAAGAGTCGAAGATGATCACAGAAAATCTAGAAGACCAAATTCTCGAACTCTTAGAAGTATGTTGCAGTCAGAAAAATGCGATGAAAAACCTTAAGGAAACGACAATGAACGAGTTCAAAAGGTGGGAATCTGATGCCTCGGCTTTCTATATAGATCTTCAAGTTTCTAATGTCCTCCAAGTTGTTTATCAAACCAAGGTCCATGAGCTTGTTGAAGCTTGTCAAACACTTGCAAATGAAAGTGGTTCGAAAACTATGAAGATCGAACGAATTAATGAAAGAGCCGGTTACATGGAGAGTGAGATTGGAGGCCTTAGATTGCAGTTATCCATTCTCGAAAAAAATCACATGGATTTGCTCAAGCATATCGTCTTCTTTCCATTGGATCCTAGCGTAGTCAACAGTTTAGAATCAAAG GATTACAGAGACAATGGCACGTCAATGCTGCAAGATCGTGAATCAGTTATATCGAAGAGAATAATAACCGAAGCAGTTGACATGATGGTGACGAAAAATATACTGAAACTGGAAGAAGATAAAGATAATGATACTCCACTTGACGACTCGGCCTCTCTTGACTTGCTAATCGAGAAGGAGATGAGTGTGGACAATGTAGAACAGCCTCGATGGAATATTTTGGAAAGATTGTCTTCGGATGCTGAAAAGCTGGCAAACCTCAAGATGAGAACACTCGGTCTACTAATCAAGTTAGCGATAAGCGAGAGGAAtaagaagacgaagaagaagatgaagaaaatgaaagggATCGACTTTGAGGCATTGAAAGAACAACTGACTGAAGTAGAGGAAGCAGTTATACAGTTAGAGTGTTTGAACAGTCGGCTTAAGAGAAACTTGGAAGAGATTCCCTCTAGTTCGAATGAAAATGAAACGATGGAAAACTTCCATATGAAAAGGGTGTCGGAATTGGCACGTAAAGGATCAGAAAATATAGCCGGGTTGGAAATGGAATTTGCGAAGATTCAGTTTGTTGTCATGAAACTcgaggaggaagaagaggatgaaAGGAAGGGTAGAGTAGGAATACGATTTTCGAAGAGCAATATTAGTGTTGTTTCTATTCAGAATTGGAAACGAGGTAGCCAAAAAAGAAAGAAGCCTTTTCTAAGTGGGTGTTTCGTCCCTGATTCAACTCCTCGGCCCAGGATAGGTATGTGA
- the LOC124921442 gene encoding ammonium transporter 2 member 5-like yields MTNYSFLPPNLIPDDASPEWMNKGDNAWQLVAATLVGLQTVPGLIILYGGAVKKKWAVNSAFMALYAFACVLVCWVCWGYHLSFGDKMVPFWGKPNVALNQAYLLQPAFLGKFPNATMVFFQSVFAAITLVLIAGALLGRMNFYAWMLFVPLWLTFSYTIGAFSIWSPNGFLAKWGLIDYSGGYVIHLSSGVAGFTAAYWVGPRLRKDRERFPPNNILLMLAGAGLLWMGWTGFNGGDPYVASTDASLAVLNTHVCTATSLLTWLILDIVFFGKPSVIGAVQGMITGLVCITPAAGVVHGWAAIIMGICSGSIPWFTMMVVHKKSVLLQKVDDTMAVFHTHAVAGSLGGILTGLFSNPRLSYLFYGYYNSYMGLFYGFTNREFSLGFRQIGIQLVGILFVAGLNVVVTSLICILIRVFVPLRMSEEDMEIGDEAAHGEEAYAIWGQGDKLENSRYSTYNDVEMPPAKGRGGGQAEMV; encoded by the exons ATGACGAATTACTCGTTTCTACCTCCCAATTTGATTCCCGACGACGCCAGTCCAGAATGGATGAACAAAGGCGACAACGCTTGGCAGCTCGTGGCGGCGACACTGGTCGGACTTCAGACCGTCCCTGGTCTTATCATTTTGTATGGAGGCGCGGTGAAGAAGAAATGGGCGGTGAATTCTGCGTTCATGGCTCTGTACGCGTTTGCATGCGTCCTGGTTTGTTGGGTCTGTTGGGGTTATCACTTGTCATTTGGCGACAAAATGGTTCCATTTTGGGGGAAACCAAACGTTGCATTAAATCAGGCATACTTACTCCAGCCGGCGTTCTTGGGAAAGTTTCCTAATGCAACAATGGTGTTTTTTCAGTCTGTTTTTGCGGCTATAACGTTGGTTTTGATCGCCGGTGCATTGTTGGGGAGAATGAATTTCTACGCTTGGATGTTGTTTGTTCCTCTTTGGCTTACTTTTTCATACACAATCGGAGCTTTTAGCATTTGGTCTCCAAATGGGTTCTTAGCAAAATGGGGTTTAATTGATTATTCAGGCGGTTATGTCATTCATTTGTCATCTGGAGTTGCTGGTTTTACAGCTGCATATTGGGTTGGACCTCGATTGAGAAAGGATAGGGAGAGATTTCCACCTAATAACATTCTACTTATGCTGGCCGGAGCAGGGCTTTTATGGATGGGATGGACTGGTTTTAACGGCGGAGATCCTTACGTGGCAAGCACTGACGCCTCTTTAGCTGTGCTCAATACCCATGTGTGCACTGCCACCAGCCTTCTGACGTGGCTCATTCTTGACATTGTCTTCTTTGGCAAGCCCTCTGTTATTGGTGCTGTACAAGGCATGATAACCGGCCTTGTCTGCATCACCCCAGCTGCTG GAGTTGTACATGGATGGGCGGCCATAATAATGGGAATATGTTCAGGCTCCATCCCATGGTTCACTATGATGGTTGTTCACAAGAAATCGGTACTTCTTCAGAAAGTGGACGATACCATGGCCGTTTTCCACACCCATGCTGTCGCCGGTAGTCTTGGTGGCATTCTCACCGGCCTTTTCTCCAATCCCAGGCTAAGTTACTTGTTCTATGGTTACTATAACAGTTACATGGGCCTCTTTTATGGTTTCACCAACCGCGAATTCAGTTTAGGGTTCCGCCAG ATTGGGATCCAACTAGTGGGGATTTTATTTGTTGCGGGTTTGAATGTTGTGGTAACAAGTCTGATATGCATTTTGATTCGAGTTTTCGTGCCATTGAGAATGTCGGAAGAAGATATGGAAATAGGAGATGAGGCTGCGCATGGTGAAGAGGCCTATGCTATATGGGGTCAAGGCGATAAACTTGAGAACTCGAGGTACTCTACTTATAATGACGTCGAGATGCCCCCGGCTAAGGGTAGAGGTGGTGGACAAGCTGAAATGGTGTAA